The following are encoded in a window of Legionella geestiana genomic DNA:
- a CDS encoding electron transfer flavoprotein-ubiquinone oxidoreductase gives MQHETMEYDVIIVGAGPAGLAAAIRLKDKATEKGEDIRVCILEKGAQVGAHILSGAVLEPRSLKALLPDTWQNAPLDTPVEEDHFYILSEKRAYRLPTPKDMRNEGNSIISLGALCQFLAGEAEARGCEIYPGFAATELLFDEEGAVRGVATGDMGIDKNGQRTSQYQPGMHLLARQTLFAEGCRGQLSQKLIAHFALAAGKSPQTYGLGIKEVWRVAAEKHQPGLVVHTVGWPLDNKTYGGSFIYHLSGNRVAIGFVTGLDYENPWLSPFGEMQRFKTHPFVRDLLRGGERLSYGARALNEGGWQSLPKLTFAGGMLIGDAAGFLNVAKIKGIHAAIESGMLAADACLHALSHNEKEAASYSEAFKESWLAKELYAVRNIRPGFRHGLYAGLANAAFETWITRGRSPWTLKNHADFATLKPASACKKIDYPKPDGVLTFDRLSSVYLTDTFHEENQPAHLHLRDQALAIRVNYAEYASPETRYCPAAVYEIVEKENKPHLVINAQNCIHCKTCDIKDPRQNIVWVAPEGGGGPNYVEM, from the coding sequence ATGCAACACGAAACCATGGAATACGATGTCATTATTGTAGGCGCAGGCCCTGCGGGTCTGGCGGCGGCCATTCGTCTTAAGGATAAAGCTACAGAAAAGGGCGAAGACATTCGTGTATGTATACTCGAAAAGGGCGCTCAGGTGGGAGCGCATATTTTATCGGGTGCGGTACTTGAGCCGCGAAGCCTTAAAGCATTGTTGCCGGATACCTGGCAGAATGCGCCGCTTGATACACCTGTAGAGGAAGACCATTTTTATATCTTGAGCGAAAAGCGCGCATACCGCCTGCCAACGCCTAAAGACATGCGCAACGAGGGTAACAGCATTATCAGTCTTGGCGCGCTTTGCCAGTTTCTGGCGGGTGAGGCAGAGGCGCGTGGATGCGAAATTTACCCGGGCTTTGCGGCCACGGAGCTTCTTTTTGACGAGGAGGGTGCGGTACGCGGGGTGGCTACGGGCGATATGGGCATTGATAAAAATGGTCAGCGTACGTCTCAATACCAGCCGGGCATGCACCTTTTAGCGCGCCAGACGCTTTTTGCCGAGGGGTGTCGGGGGCAGCTAAGTCAGAAATTAATTGCGCATTTTGCCCTTGCTGCCGGTAAATCACCGCAAACCTACGGTCTTGGGATTAAGGAAGTCTGGCGCGTGGCGGCAGAAAAACATCAGCCAGGGCTCGTGGTGCACACCGTCGGCTGGCCACTTGACAATAAAACCTATGGCGGGTCATTCATTTACCATTTATCCGGTAACCGAGTAGCCATTGGGTTTGTGACAGGGCTTGATTATGAAAATCCGTGGCTCAGCCCCTTTGGGGAGATGCAGCGCTTTAAAACGCATCCGTTCGTGCGCGATTTGCTTCGGGGAGGGGAGCGTTTGAGCTATGGCGCGAGGGCGCTCAATGAAGGCGGCTGGCAATCGCTGCCAAAACTGACCTTTGCCGGTGGCATGTTGATAGGTGATGCCGCGGGCTTTCTGAATGTCGCCAAAATCAAAGGCATTCATGCAGCCATAGAGTCTGGCATGCTTGCTGCTGACGCCTGCCTTCACGCACTCTCGCACAACGAAAAAGAAGCAGCGAGCTACTCGGAGGCCTTTAAGGAGTCATGGCTTGCCAAAGAGCTCTATGCGGTTCGCAACATTCGCCCGGGCTTCAGGCATGGGTTGTATGCGGGGCTTGCCAACGCGGCCTTTGAAACCTGGATTACCCGCGGCAGAAGTCCATGGACGCTTAAAAACCATGCCGATTTTGCAACTCTGAAGCCTGCTTCTGCCTGCAAAAAAATTGATTATCCCAAACCCGATGGTGTTTTGACCTTTGACCGCCTGTCTTCAGTTTACCTTACCGACACCTTTCACGAGGAAAACCAGCCGGCGCATTTACACCTTCGCGACCAGGCGCTCGCCATCCGTGTGAATTACGCCGAATACGCCTCCCCCGAAACCCGCTATTGTCCGGCAGCGGTGTATGAAATCGTTGAAAAAGAGAATAAACCGCATCTTGTTATCAATGCGCAAAATTGCATTCACTGTAAAACCTGCGACATTAAGGACCCGCGCCAGAACATTGTCTGGGTAGCGCCTGAGGGCGGCGGGGGGCCTAATTACGTAGAAATGTAA
- a CDS encoding protease inhibitor I42 family protein: MKILLRIFSLTMLLANAHAEPITMSVFSHAKALTISLPANPTTGYRWFLRSWNTQILTLADHHFEAQNNGLMGAPGAMHYRFALQPGKSWPAQLHFMFEYNRPFEKGSGMMQEVVVNRVEAAAVQ; this comes from the coding sequence ATGAAAATCCTGCTGAGAATCTTCAGTTTAACGATGCTGCTCGCTAACGCCCACGCCGAGCCAATCACCATGAGCGTATTCTCTCACGCCAAAGCCCTCACCATCAGCCTGCCGGCCAATCCAACCACGGGTTATCGGTGGTTTCTGCGCAGCTGGAATACACAGATACTAACCCTTGCTGACCACCATTTTGAAGCACAGAACAATGGCCTGATGGGTGCTCCTGGCGCCATGCATTATCGCTTCGCGCTTCAGCCAGGAAAATCCTGGCCCGCGCAATTACACTTTATGTTTGAATACAACCGCCCGTTTGAAAAGGGCTCAGGCATGATGCAGGAAGTCGTGGTGAATCGGGTGGAGGCAGCAGCTGTGCAATAA
- a CDS encoding adenylate/guanylate cyclase domain-containing protein produces MELSIKRDNNLKFFILFLSIFFVSLLGCLFTLRYVAEEGIRYANIRYESYVIATELRQSSDDLTKMVRLYVVTGKKKYRDYYNEILSIRDGTSPRPLYYNQIYWDLVTDGKRPTAYGPPESEKSKMLKMDFTMDEFALLSEANHHSQALTKMEILAMNAREGKFDDGSGSFSIPGKPDIKLAEDLVFSDKYMQQKAQIMSPIQAFYYSVTERTKAMSKTLDSKIQKIINVAIIFAILSTFFMIISIYKAIKSLSNANNENDILLLNVLPSSIVSRLKKGEADIVDEYPQASILFADIVNFTSLTKQLGAKDIVSLLNHLFDEFDALLVEYNIEKIKTIGDNYMAVSGVPNESTDHAIRLANYALAMVNKLKEFNTLYKQNLQLRIGMSSGFVIAGIIGRKKFVYDVWGNVVNLASRLETVSEPDEILVSEKMAMLLEDDFILEPRDPVELKGLGSVKSWILKGKKLGASSL; encoded by the coding sequence ATGGAACTCTCCATCAAGCGGGATAACAATTTAAAGTTTTTTATCCTTTTTCTGTCGATATTTTTCGTCAGCCTGCTCGGTTGTCTCTTTACTTTGCGATACGTCGCTGAAGAGGGCATTCGTTATGCCAATATTCGTTATGAATCTTATGTAATTGCAACGGAGCTGCGTCAGAGTTCCGATGATTTAACTAAAATGGTACGGCTTTACGTTGTCACTGGCAAAAAAAAATACCGGGATTATTATAACGAGATTTTAAGCATCCGCGATGGAACTTCCCCGCGCCCGCTCTACTACAATCAAATTTACTGGGATCTTGTTACCGATGGTAAACGGCCAACTGCTTATGGACCTCCAGAATCTGAGAAGTCAAAGATGCTGAAGATGGATTTCACGATGGATGAGTTTGCCCTCCTGTCGGAAGCGAATCATCACAGTCAGGCATTAACCAAAATGGAAATTTTGGCCATGAATGCGCGAGAAGGTAAATTTGATGATGGCTCTGGCAGCTTTTCCATTCCTGGAAAGCCCGATATAAAACTGGCTGAAGACCTCGTTTTTAGTGACAAGTATATGCAGCAGAAAGCCCAAATTATGTCGCCCATTCAAGCCTTTTATTATTCCGTCACTGAGCGCACGAAAGCCATGAGTAAAACGCTTGACTCAAAAATACAGAAAATCATCAATGTGGCAATTATATTTGCCATTCTGTCCACATTTTTTATGATTATATCGATATATAAGGCAATTAAATCCTTATCAAATGCCAATAATGAAAACGATATTCTGCTGTTAAACGTACTCCCCTCATCAATTGTATCGCGCTTAAAAAAAGGAGAGGCTGATATTGTTGATGAATACCCCCAGGCAAGCATTCTTTTTGCAGATATCGTGAACTTTACAAGCCTCACAAAGCAATTGGGAGCAAAAGACATAGTCAGCCTTTTGAATCACCTTTTTGATGAGTTTGATGCGCTGTTGGTAGAATATAACATCGAGAAAATTAAAACGATTGGTGATAATTACATGGCGGTTTCAGGGGTTCCCAATGAATCAACGGATCATGCCATACGGCTTGCAAATTATGCACTTGCCATGGTCAATAAACTAAAGGAATTCAACACGTTGTATAAGCAAAATTTGCAGTTGCGCATTGGAATGAGCAGCGGTTTCGTCATAGCCGGCATTATCGGGCGTAAAAAATTTGTTTATGATGTTTGGGGTAATGTCGTTAATCTCGCAAGTCGATTGGAAACGGTCTCTGAGCCTGACGAGATTCTAGTTTCAGAAAAGATGGCGATGCTGCTTGAAGATGATTTTATTCTTGAGCCTCGAGACCCGGTTGAATTAAAAGGCCTCGGCAGTGTCAAATCCTGGATTTTGAAGGGTAAAAAATTGGGGGCGTCTTCGCTTTAA